Sequence from the Platichthys flesus chromosome 2, fPlaFle2.1, whole genome shotgun sequence genome:
tAATTAAAGATGTTGATAATTTAGACTTTGAATTAACAGGGATGGCGACTTTAACAAAATATTGCTTAACCTTGGAAACATCTAACAGTTAAAAATGTGTTGTAGTTCCAGCTACCACAGGAGAATATCTGTCTTCATGACTCTTGGTAGTGATAACTATCAATACACCTTTCTCTCATATAAGGGCCATTCTACTAACTTTAAACATGACGTTCAGTTTACGACTACTTTATAATATTTCACCTACTGTATATTTGTCCGTTCTGCACGACCACATTCTTGTCTCTTTTGTCTTCGTCAGGTTGACATGAGAGATATTCATGAGTAAGATGAAGCAAATCAAAATGGgacctcttttattttttattgcggCATCTGGCAACACTTGGTCGGTTGATCTTTTCAGTGGGATTGTCAATATTGTTGACAATCACACCGAAAAGATCAACAGTTTAATAGTAAATCCTTTCAAGGCAGCTTATTCATCCCAGATTGCTCCTTCACACTGAACTGCAGATATATCCGGAGCATACCGAGTTTGTCATTAAGACCCCTGTGTGCAGCAGTTAGAACAAAGAGATGCAACCCTGGTCTCTGCCGGCCCCCTGACAGAGACACTAAGCGCACGCAGGTGTCCAGAGCTGGCTCTTTGAGGaaaattacagtgtgtgtgcccAGAGTATAACAATTAGAGTCATGTTATCAGCAGGAAATAAAGGGCTTCATTATGACAGAGACGGCCTATCGGGTGAGGCGGAAGCCTGTATTTATATGTAATTAATCCCCCCGGAGCCGCAGCATGTTATAGGCTGGTGTGCAACGTTTATCGTTGGTTATTCTCTGCAGAGCAGGAACAAGACTTTTACTTTCAAATGGAACACACTGGTACTAGTTTTCACTTCTTCCTAAACCACAGCAGGGGGCATCATCCACCTGTCCTATTCACAGGAGAggatcctgctgctgtaaatatttaaaattccACTTGGTTTTAGGGCCTGGACTTTTCACATATTTCACAGTTAATGCAGCTTGAGCAGGAATCATGTGTTACTTTCCACTTTCAAATATTTTGCTTACATTTGTTAATTATCTGTGACCATGTTGCACTGCGGACGTGACAGGGACAGGATGATCTATATTGACTATGGCCTGAAGGGGGTGGTATAATACAAGCTTTGGGTTACGTTAACTGTCTGTGCTCGATGAGTCCTGAAGCGTATTTGACATGTGCTTTACAGTGTCTTTCTACACAAAATACACATGAGCATCAGTACTTTActccttctctttcattttgagaCGAgaaaaaatgaagtgaaaatcaAAAAGCGTATTTTTGAACAATACTTTCACCTACCAATTGATATATTAGGAATTCACAATTTAATAACGcacattaatgtgtgtttttgttaccAAGCCATATGAAATAGCTATTGATTGTGCTTATATGTAATCTGGAGAAGTTCAAATAATGTCAAGTCAACATTTAGCTTTAAAGAAGTAAAAATGTGCTGCTTTGCATCTGCAGAAAGAAAATAGTGGTGTTACTACCATCATTAAATTCACTATAACTGCAGTTTAGGCTGCTATAACTGTGCTGTTGATGGAGAAAACTGTCAGTTATATAGGAATCAAACATATTTCTAAGTTCATCTTGTATAAAATTTGAACTATTGGTGCTTCGTCAGAGGAACCTGAACCTGGAAATATGGATCATATATTAACCCAGAGTTGaatgagaggcggtggtctagtgagAGGCAGTGGtttagtggcagaaacttggactatgggcagagaaggtttctggttcgtctctggttcgactccacagagagacaacaaaaagacgaacctggattgatctatccaaaaatccaagagtctccctatcctgtctagtgcccctgagcaaggcaccttactcccccaacatctgctcccaaaGCACcctacatggctgctcactgctctgtgtgtcctgcaccagatgggtaaaaagcagagattaaatttccctacctgcatgagtgtgcctttgcatgtctgtgcatgtgtttgggatgaataaatggatcttaatcttaatcttaaattggTTCCAGTTGTAGACCTTCCGCTGTTGCTCCCCTGAGTTACAGTGATTTCAACCCCTGTGACAATCCATTGTCTTAACTACTGTTTATTACAAGTTAATAGATTTTTGTactattctttctttttttatttgcaaaacGAAATTGAGACAATGAAATGCGTATCAAATAAAGTGTTCATACACCAACAGTAGCTATCCTACGACTCAACTTTAGCTTTGTCAAATAccatttttaaacttttaacattcatttcaacagaaacaagaaaaaatttGACCttgctgtaaaaaaaaggaGCAGTGAGTCTTAGAGGACTAATCTGTTTAACCACAGTTCTCAGAATACCTTCTCCTTTCAGAGGATTCCCACAGGTTTACAACAAGGGATCATGATGACATGCGATTCCACTTCTGGTCTCGAGTGAATCTTTTATTTAGACAAGGGCCTTTCTCTGACACTATAGACGAACATGATGCAGACTTTGTTCGAATGTCCTTAATATACATTCACTCCATTTTTGTCCATGCTAAAGTATTTCTATGGGTTTTGACTTTGTCCCCAAAAAATTTACTTTACTCAAACTGCAAGAGAAATTTAATTGAATAGCTTGAATAGTTCAGacgtaaacaaacacaaaaacatatttctttttatGAATGCATTTATTATCTACTCtacctacattttttttttctttttcatgaaaTACATGCAAATAATTCCAAAAATGCCCTCTCAAACGATGTAAATACACCATGTATGATAACGAATTCATGACAACAGAAAGTGTTGTCACATCTCAGCTAATTCGCAGTTCAACTTGAGAGTTTAGGTGTTTTTAGAGTGTCATCACGTGCTTTACAAAGAAACAGAGTTcacccactctcacacacacacgcccactcAAAGGCTGTACAAGCCcttcacagatgtttgtttataCATATCAACAGATGAGGTGGCATCCCTTTTTTCCCATTCACCAAATCCAGAAATCCATTTGGCGTAACGTGGGATCTTTTCAAATCTGGACACCAATCAGTAATGAAAATGTCCACAGATGAGAGGGCGTCATCACCCTTAAGATACAGAGGACACCTCTGTCTTGCTGGCAGACACTGATGCCTCATCCTCCACCATGCCGCCCATTCCAATACTGCTCAGCATGCAGCTACGGAACTGAAGAGGAGCGTTGAGAGAGAATATTCAGAAACTATGCTTATACACACTGTAGTATTGAATAGTGAAAAAAGAGGAGTGGTACTAGGCCAACCTGTTTGTTCATCAGCACGTAGATCACGGGGTTGTACAAGGCTGAGCTCTTAGCGAAGAAGGCGGGGATGGTTGCGGTCAGGGCAGTAAAGGTGGCCCCCTTGTTTATGAAGATCCAGGCTGCGAAAGTTGCATATGGTACCCAAGCTACCAGGAAGCCAATGACCATCAGGAAGCACATGCGTGTCACCTCCCTCTCAGCCTTCTGAGTGGACTCTGAATCCTGCTGCTGGCCTGCAGCCTGAAGAGTTTGATTAAATGCAAGGATAACCAGTAATTGTTAAATTAGTTAAATAAATTCCACCAAACTATGGTCTAAAAAATACATCCAAATGATGTCAAAAGATTTTACAGTTTACTTACGGCTTTGACTGTCAGAATGAGGCTTCCATAAGTAAAGAAAATTGTGAAGACAGGAGCCGTGAAGTGGACGACAAACAAGTAGATGACGAATGATTCATTGTTGAAGCCGGGGGCCAGAGTGTAGTAGTCGGGGCCGCAGGAGCACTGCATGCCCTCGGGGATGTACCTGTGTGAGACACAAGGGAAGAAAACTGTGAAGACATTCAGTTAAAACAGCCTGTGCTCCTTTCAAAAGAGATTCTTACAAGACATAATTTTTACCTGGACCAACCAAAAAGAGGTGGCGTAGCACAAGCAAAAGCCATGATCCAGGTGAAAATGACTCCAGCTGCCGCGTGACTTCCGGTGAACTTGAAGCTCCCCATGGGTTTGCAGATGACGATGTATCTCTCAACAGCCAGGacgaccagagaccagagagaaaCCTGACCTGTAGAGAGACAAGAGGGTAAGAGAAGGttattca
This genomic interval carries:
- the LOC133967472 gene encoding green-sensitive opsin-like produces the protein MTWDGGIEPNGTEGKNFYIPMSNRSGVVRSPFEYPQYYLADPIMYKLLAVYMLFLICTGTPINCLTLLVTARNKKLRQPLNYILVNLAVAGLIMCCFGFTITFITAINGYFVLGVTACALEGLLATLGGQVSLWSLVVLAVERYIVICKPMGSFKFTGSHAAAGVIFTWIMAFACATPPLFGWSRYIPEGMQCSCGPDYYTLAPGFNNESFVIYLFVVHFTAPVFTIFFTYGSLILTVKAAAGQQQDSESTQKAEREVTRMCFLMVIGFLVAWVPYATFAAWIFINKGATFTALTATIPAFFAKSSALYNPVIYVLMNKQFRSCMLSSIGMGGMVEDEASVSASKTEVSSVS